The following are encoded in a window of Arthrobacter antioxidans genomic DNA:
- a CDS encoding CpaF family protein: MDAVRLVEGEVRELIRRRGLDPARQVGEVQLLVHDAVADYEERSMLGVLPPLGRPDAARQQIYDAVAGFGALQPLLDDPTIEEIWINAPAEIYVARDGESELTALSLTDQQVRDLVEKMLKSSGRRLDLSSPFVDASLPDGSRLHVVIPDVTRNHWSVNIRKFIARASRLEHLVELGSLSPHAARFLGTAVAAGLNILVSGATQSGKTTMLNCLGASIGPRERVITVEEIFELQLPLRDVVGLQCRQPNLEGHGEIPLRRLVKEALRMRPDRLIVGEVREAESLDMLIALNSGLPGMCSVHANSAHDAITKICTLPLLAGENISSSFVVPTVASCIDLVVHCARLPGGRRRVTEIMALGRRVENGVIESSPVFTRIEGSLELTATGMPAEEKFAAAGVDVSSILGARA, from the coding sequence ATGGATGCTGTTCGCTTGGTGGAGGGCGAGGTACGGGAACTCATCCGCAGGCGCGGGCTCGATCCCGCCCGCCAGGTCGGCGAGGTGCAACTCCTCGTGCACGACGCCGTCGCCGACTACGAGGAGCGTTCCATGCTCGGGGTCCTCCCGCCGCTCGGTCGGCCGGACGCCGCGCGTCAGCAGATCTACGACGCCGTCGCCGGATTCGGGGCACTCCAGCCGCTCCTCGATGATCCGACCATCGAGGAGATCTGGATCAATGCGCCCGCGGAGATCTATGTTGCACGGGACGGAGAATCCGAGCTCACGGCCCTGTCGCTGACGGACCAGCAGGTCCGGGACCTCGTCGAGAAGATGCTGAAGTCCTCCGGGCGGCGGCTCGACCTGTCCTCCCCGTTCGTCGACGCCTCCCTGCCCGACGGTTCCAGGCTGCACGTCGTGATCCCCGACGTGACCCGCAACCACTGGTCCGTGAACATCCGGAAGTTCATCGCGCGTGCCTCGAGGCTCGAGCACCTCGTCGAGCTGGGCTCGCTGTCTCCCCACGCCGCGCGGTTCCTCGGGACGGCTGTCGCCGCAGGCCTGAACATCCTGGTCTCCGGGGCCACCCAGTCCGGCAAGACGACGATGCTCAATTGTCTAGGGGCCTCCATCGGCCCACGGGAGAGGGTCATCACCGTCGAGGAGATCTTCGAACTGCAGTTGCCCCTGCGTGACGTCGTCGGCCTGCAGTGCCGCCAACCCAACCTCGAAGGTCACGGGGAGATCCCGCTGCGGCGCCTCGTGAAGGAGGCCCTTCGGATGCGGCCGGACCGGCTGATCGTCGGCGAGGTGCGCGAGGCCGAGAGCCTGGACATGCTCATCGCACTCAACAGTGGACTGCCCGGGATGTGCAGCGTCCATGCCAACAGTGCGCACGACGCCATCACCAAGATCTGCACGCTGCCGCTCCTGGCAGGCGAGAACATCTCCAGCAGCTTCGTGGTGCCGACGGTCGCCTCCTGCATCGACCTCGTGGTGCACTGCGCCCGGTTGCCCGGCGGCCGGCGCCGGGTCACCGAGATCATGGCACTCGGACGGCGCGTGGAGAACGGCGTCATCGAGTCCTCCCCGGTCTTCACGCGGATCGAGGGAAGCCTGGAGCTGACGGCCACCGGTATGCCGGCCGAGGAGAAATTCGCGGCCGCGGGCGTCGACGTCTCATCCATCCTGGGCGCGCGGGCGTGA
- a CDS encoding GYD domain-containing protein: MTKYLFQGNYVGEGIKGLMKEGGSKRRDAVVKALESVGGSLECFYYAFGETDVLGVLDVPDQPSAASLSLMINSSGAVNLRLTPLMTPEDLDAAASKTPSYRAPGQ, encoded by the coding sequence ATGACCAAGTATCTGTTTCAAGGAAACTATGTGGGCGAGGGCATCAAAGGCCTCATGAAGGAGGGCGGGTCCAAGCGTCGTGACGCGGTCGTCAAGGCACTGGAGTCCGTGGGGGGATCACTCGAGTGCTTCTACTACGCATTCGGTGAAACGGATGTCCTCGGCGTACTCGACGTACCCGATCAACCCAGCGCAGCGTCACTGTCACTGATGATCAATTCCAGCGGCGCCGTGAATCTGCGCCTCACACCCCTCATGACGCCCGAGGATCTCGACGCAGCAGCAAGCAAGACGCCGTCGTATCGGGCACCCGGCCAGTAG
- a CDS encoding glutathionylspermidine synthase family protein — MKRVLSTPRPDWKDKIASQGLLYSTTIMPDGSEIEYWHESAYYQFDLAEVEMLEKVTEELHGMCIEAARYLATGAMGNIGISAEALRLAAGSLARSEPAIYGRFDFAYDGVNPPKTLEYNADTPTGLIEASIAQWFWLQDVKPDSDQWNGIHEALIKAWDKQRGGLEGPRLHVAHTEVEESGEDWMTAAYMRDVASQAGWETVGINMSDLGWDARQHRFVDLDNKAISNIFKLYPWELMMKEDFGQKILDWPVMTRWLEPAWKMFLSNKALLAALWHLYPDHPNLLPSYLDGPNGMEEWVAKPLHGREGDNIRIHAKGVDTEQPGDYGAEGWCYQAWSPLPDFDGNRPVLGAWVVDGESVGVGIRESDGYITDYFCRFVPNVIDVSTSTW, encoded by the coding sequence ATGAAGCGTGTCCTCTCGACCCCGCGCCCGGACTGGAAGGACAAGATTGCCAGCCAGGGCCTGCTCTATTCGACGACGATCATGCCCGATGGCTCCGAGATCGAGTACTGGCACGAGAGTGCCTACTACCAGTTCGACCTCGCCGAGGTGGAGATGCTGGAGAAGGTCACCGAGGAGTTGCACGGCATGTGCATCGAGGCGGCCCGCTATCTCGCCACCGGCGCCATGGGCAACATCGGCATCAGCGCCGAAGCGTTGCGGCTTGCCGCCGGTTCACTGGCTCGCAGCGAACCCGCCATCTACGGCCGCTTCGACTTCGCCTACGACGGCGTGAACCCGCCGAAAACGCTCGAGTACAACGCCGATACCCCGACCGGCCTCATCGAGGCGTCGATCGCCCAGTGGTTCTGGCTCCAGGACGTCAAGCCCGATAGCGACCAGTGGAACGGCATTCACGAGGCTCTCATCAAAGCGTGGGACAAGCAGCGCGGCGGCCTGGAAGGCCCGCGGCTGCACGTCGCCCACACCGAGGTCGAGGAATCCGGCGAGGACTGGATGACGGCCGCCTACATGCGTGACGTCGCATCCCAGGCCGGCTGGGAGACTGTGGGCATCAACATGAGCGACCTCGGCTGGGACGCACGGCAGCACCGCTTCGTGGACCTCGACAACAAGGCCATCAGCAACATCTTCAAGCTCTACCCGTGGGAGCTGATGATGAAGGAGGACTTCGGCCAGAAGATCCTCGACTGGCCCGTGATGACCCGGTGGCTCGAACCAGCCTGGAAGATGTTCCTGTCCAACAAGGCGCTCCTGGCCGCCCTCTGGCACCTCTATCCGGACCACCCGAACCTGCTGCCGTCCTACCTCGACGGACCGAACGGCATGGAGGAGTGGGTCGCCAAGCCCCTGCACGGCCGGGAGGGCGACAACATCCGCATCCACGCCAAGGGCGTCGACACCGAGCAGCCCGGCGACTACGGGGCCGAAGGCTGGTGCTATCAGGCGTGGAGCCCACTACCCGACTTCGACGGCAACAGGCCGGTCCTCGGCGCGTGGGTCGTCGACGGTGAGTCCGTCGGTGTCGGCATCCGCGAATCCGACGGATACATCACCGACTATTTCTGCCGGTTCGTCCCCAACGTCATCGATGTCTCGACGAGCACCTGGTAG
- a CDS encoding tRNA-dihydrouridine synthase: MTSTQSSTSGISNHTRRTGSLALGVTALLASALLTGCTPSGDVIDEDYAQVCQDRTTQERVEDSKCSEEGRSSSHFGWYFLPMVLNSSGSSTVIPRVGGKVSGGTTSIPSGTTARNGFAGDGQSVTRGGFGSSVKSGGNGGRSGSMGG; this comes from the coding sequence ATGACCAGCACCCAAAGTTCGACCTCGGGCATCTCGAACCACACCCGCCGCACCGGGTCTCTAGCCCTCGGCGTCACCGCCCTCCTGGCCAGCGCCCTTCTCACCGGCTGCACCCCCTCGGGCGACGTCATCGACGAGGACTATGCCCAGGTGTGCCAGGACAGGACCACCCAGGAGCGTGTCGAGGACAGCAAATGCAGCGAGGAAGGGCGTTCCAGCAGCCACTTCGGGTGGTACTTCCTGCCCATGGTCCTGAACAGTTCCGGTAGCAGCACGGTCATCCCGCGCGTCGGAGGCAAAGTTTCCGGCGGCACCACGAGCATCCCCTCGGGAACGACCGCCAGGAACGGGTTTGCCGGCGACGGCCAGTCCGTCACGCGTGGCGGCTTCGGCAGCAGCGTGAAGTCCGGTGGCAACGGCGGTCGCTCCGGAAGCATGGGGGGCTGA
- a CDS encoding carbon-nitrogen hydrolase family protein, with protein sequence MSADTVRIAAVQATPVILDAEASISKALRLLDEASREGVKLAVFPELFIPLYPSGVWAYQAAKFDGFDDLWTRLWANSIDVPGPQIDRLIEACAKHDMYCVLSVNERESARPGSLYDTMILLGPEGLLSKHRKLIPTMHERLFYGIGPGHDLSVVETPFGRVGGLLCWENRMPLARYELYRQGVQILAAPTADDSEGWLSTMSHVAIEAGAFVVSAPQYIPRSAFPDDFPVPLPEDGQALGRGGAAIFEPLDGRPIAGPLYDQEGMVVADVDLNHTLTAKRIFDVVGHYSREDVLYPPAAPSQAPGGPLRP encoded by the coding sequence ATGTCCGCAGATACTGTGCGCATCGCAGCAGTCCAGGCCACACCTGTCATCCTCGATGCGGAGGCGTCAATATCCAAAGCGCTCCGTCTCCTCGACGAGGCATCAAGGGAGGGCGTGAAGCTCGCGGTCTTCCCTGAACTGTTCATCCCGCTCTACCCCTCGGGGGTCTGGGCCTATCAAGCGGCCAAGTTCGACGGATTCGATGACCTGTGGACCCGCCTCTGGGCCAACTCCATCGACGTCCCCGGCCCACAGATCGACCGGCTCATCGAAGCATGTGCAAAGCACGACATGTACTGCGTCCTGAGTGTGAACGAACGGGAATCCGCGAGGCCCGGGAGTCTCTACGACACGATGATCCTGCTCGGTCCCGAGGGTTTGCTCTCGAAGCATCGTAAGTTGATACCCACGATGCACGAACGCCTGTTCTACGGTATCGGGCCAGGACATGACTTGAGTGTCGTCGAGACTCCATTCGGCAGGGTTGGAGGCCTGCTCTGCTGGGAGAACCGCATGCCTTTGGCCCGGTATGAGCTCTACCGTCAGGGCGTGCAGATCTTGGCTGCCCCGACGGCGGATGACTCAGAAGGCTGGCTTTCCACGATGAGCCACGTGGCTATCGAAGCCGGCGCCTTCGTCGTCTCGGCCCCTCAATACATTCCCCGTTCTGCGTTTCCCGATGACTTCCCGGTTCCGTTGCCCGAGGATGGCCAGGCGTTGGGACGGGGTGGAGCGGCGATCTTCGAGCCCCTTGACGGCCGTCCGATCGCCGGTCCTCTCTATGACCAGGAAGGGATGGTCGTGGCAGACGTCGATCTGAACCACACCCTGACCGCTAAGCGGATATTCGACGTCGTGGGGCATTACAGCCGCGAGGATGTCCTCTACCCGCCGGCGGCACCCAGCCAGGCCCCGGGAGGCCCCCTTCGGCCGTGA